The following proteins are encoded in a genomic region of Dialister hominis:
- the dut gene encoding dUTP diphosphatase, translating to MSRIRGFEVVKAWEMKGIHLPERKTSKSSGYDLESAEDVILAPHKTTVLSTGLKAYMQEDEYLAVYIRSSLAIKHGIVLINSTGIIDADYYNNPDNEGHIMIAVYNTTDSAFTVNKGDRIAQGIFAKYYKADNDSADGTRTGGVGSTGT from the coding sequence ATGAGCCGTATCCGCGGATTTGAAGTTGTAAAAGCTTGGGAAATGAAGGGAATCCACCTCCCTGAAAGAAAAACAAGCAAATCTTCCGGGTATGACTTGGAAAGTGCCGAGGACGTAATCCTTGCCCCGCATAAAACCACCGTTTTATCTACCGGCCTGAAGGCATATATGCAGGAGGATGAATATCTTGCTGTCTATATCAGATCAAGCCTGGCAATCAAGCACGGAATTGTTCTTATCAACAGCACAGGAATCATAGACGCTGATTATTATAATAATCCTGACAATGAAGGACATATTATGATTGCCGTATATAATACGACGGATAGTGCGTTTACCGTCAATAAGGGCGATCGTATTGCGCAGGGAATATTTGCAAAATATTATAAAGCAGATAATGACAGCGCGGATGGAACAAGAACTGGTGGAGTAGGAAGCACTGGAACTTAA
- a CDS encoding NUDIX hydrolase gives MSVEIEKQLSRKEIYDGHIIHVCVDQIDLAGKKKIREVVLHSGASAIVPVTQNGGIIFVKQYRYPVQQALLEIPAGKMDPGETPEDCASREMEEEIGYQGSLIKLGMVYTTPGFSNEAIHLYLARDLVKTHQHLDEGEYLDIIELPIETVREYVNKGLMQDAKTLSALAIASQYLK, from the coding sequence ATGAGTGTGGAAATAGAAAAACAGCTCTCACGTAAAGAGATTTATGATGGACATATCATCCATGTATGCGTGGATCAAATCGATTTAGCCGGGAAGAAGAAAATCCGGGAGGTCGTCCTCCACTCAGGCGCATCTGCCATTGTTCCTGTGACGCAAAATGGCGGAATCATTTTTGTTAAACAATACCGCTATCCGGTGCAGCAGGCGCTTCTGGAAATTCCGGCAGGCAAAATGGATCCCGGCGAAACCCCGGAGGACTGCGCTTCCCGTGAAATGGAGGAAGAAATAGGATATCAGGGATCATTGATCAAGCTTGGAATGGTATATACGACACCTGGCTTCAGTAATGAGGCCATACATCTTTACCTGGCAAGAGATCTTGTTAAAACGCATCAGCATCTCGATGAAGGTGAATATCTTGATATCATTGAGCTTCCGATTGAAACTGTCCGGGAATATGTGAACAAGGGATTGATGCAGGATGCCAAGACACTTTCTGCTTTGGCAATTGCCTCTCAATATCTGAAATAA